The Pseudomonas fluorescens genome includes a window with the following:
- a CDS encoding TRAP transporter large permease subunit: MTLVIFLGSLVGSMALGMPIAFALLVVSVALMFYLDLFDAQIIAQNLLNGADSFPLMAVPFFMLAGEIMNVGGLSKRIVNIAMALVGHKRGGLGYVAIIASCLLASLSGSAVADAAALAALLVPMMVLAGHNRGRSAGLIAAGSIIAPVIPPSIGFIVFGVASGVSISKLFLAGIVPGLMLGASLAVAWWYISRSENVETPPKRSRAEVLRTLLDGSWAMGLPLIIILGLKFGIFTPTEAAVVAAVYSLFVSLVIYREMKVSQLYEVILSSAKTTSVVMLLVAAAMVSSWLVTIADLPGQLAEMLAPFMDNQTLLLLVMMTLIILVGTVMDMTPTILILTPVLMPAVIQAGIDPVYFGVLFLINTAIGLITPPVGTVLNVVCGVAKLDFEEIVRGVWPFMFAQFVVLFLLVLFPQLVLGPLKFFTG, encoded by the coding sequence ATGACGCTGGTTATTTTCCTCGGGTCTCTGGTGGGCAGCATGGCACTGGGCATGCCCATCGCGTTTGCCTTGCTGGTGGTCAGTGTGGCGTTGATGTTCTACCTGGATCTGTTCGACGCGCAAATCATCGCCCAGAACCTGCTCAACGGCGCGGACAGCTTTCCGCTGATGGCCGTGCCGTTCTTCATGTTGGCCGGCGAAATCATGAACGTCGGCGGCCTGTCCAAACGCATTGTCAATATCGCCATGGCGCTGGTGGGGCATAAGCGCGGAGGCCTGGGTTACGTGGCGATCATCGCTTCCTGCCTGTTGGCTTCGCTCTCCGGTTCGGCCGTGGCCGATGCGGCGGCGCTGGCGGCTTTGTTGGTGCCGATGATGGTGCTGGCCGGGCACAACCGAGGGCGCTCGGCCGGGCTGATCGCCGCCGGTAGCATCATCGCACCGGTCATTCCGCCGAGCATTGGTTTCATCGTCTTTGGTGTGGCGTCCGGGGTGTCGATTTCCAAGCTGTTCCTGGCCGGTATTGTGCCGGGCCTGATGCTGGGGGCTTCGCTGGCTGTTGCCTGGTGGTACATCTCCCGCAGCGAGAACGTCGAGACGCCGCCCAAGCGTTCCCGTGCCGAAGTGCTGCGCACGTTGCTCGACGGCAGTTGGGCGATGGGCCTGCCCTTGATCATCATCCTGGGCCTCAAGTTCGGCATCTTTACCCCCACGGAAGCCGCCGTGGTCGCGGCAGTCTATTCGCTGTTCGTGTCCTTGGTGATCTACCGGGAAATGAAAGTCAGCCAGTTGTACGAAGTGATTCTGTCCTCGGCCAAGACCACCTCGGTGGTGATGCTGCTGGTGGCGGCGGCCATGGTTTCATCGTGGCTGGTGACCATCGCCGATCTGCCGGGCCAGTTGGCGGAAATGCTGGCGCCCTTCATGGACAACCAGACCCTTCTGTTGCTGGTGATGATGACGCTGATCATCCTGGTGGGAACGGTGATGGACATGACCCCGACCATCCTCATCCTCACCCCGGTGCTGATGCCGGCGGTCATCCAGGCGGGGATCGACCCGGTGTACTTCGGCGTGCTGTTCCTGATCAACACAGCCATCGGCCTGATCACGCCTCCCGTGGGCACGGTGCTCAACGTGGTCTGCGGGGTGGCGAAGCTGGACTTCGAGGAAATCGTGCGTGGGGTGTGGCCGTTCATGTTTGCGCAGTTTGTGGTGCTGTTCTTGTTGGTCCTGTTTCCGCAATTGGTCCTGGGACCGTTGAAATTCTTCACCGGATAA
- a CDS encoding TRAP transporter small permease: MTKVVNLYFKLLKLLIVLCMVAMILLVFGNVVLRYAFNSGISVSEELSRWFFVWMIFLGALVALKDRAHLGMDSLVKRLPPTGKRICLVISHLLMLYICWLIFSGSWQQAAINLNVVAPASGLSMALFYGAGLVFGASAAAILLYELYLALFGKLGDDELVMVKDNDAEVLTHDPITHNPTKSTRP, translated from the coding sequence ATGACAAAAGTGGTGAATCTGTATTTCAAGCTGCTCAAGCTGCTGATCGTGCTATGCATGGTCGCGATGATCTTGCTGGTGTTCGGCAATGTGGTGCTGCGCTATGCCTTCAACTCGGGCATCAGTGTGTCGGAGGAGCTGTCGCGCTGGTTCTTCGTCTGGATGATTTTTCTCGGTGCCCTGGTGGCGCTCAAGGACCGTGCTCACCTGGGCATGGACAGCCTGGTCAAGCGCTTGCCGCCGACAGGCAAGCGTATCTGCCTGGTCATCAGTCATCTTTTGATGTTGTACATCTGCTGGCTGATTTTCAGTGGCAGTTGGCAACAGGCTGCGATCAACCTGAATGTCGTTGCTCCGGCGTCAGGATTGTCCATGGCGCTGTTTTATGGTGCCGGCCTGGTGTTTGGCGCCAGTGCCGCAGCGATCCTGCTTTACGAACTCTACCTGGCGCTGTTCGGCAAGCTTGGGGATGACGAGTTGGTGATGGTCAAGGACAACGATGCCGAGGTGCTCACCCATGACCCCATTACCCATAACCCTACAAAGAGTACCCGCCCATGA
- the hpaR gene encoding homoprotocatechuate degradation operon regulator HpaR, which yields MANPRPSLTLTLLQAREAAMAFFRPALNQHDLTEQQWRVIRILHQQGELESHQLAHQACILKPSMTGVLSRLERDGLVRRQKSSQDQRRVFVGLTERGQQCFVSMSEGMEGNYRRIEEQFGEEKMEQLLGLLNELKNIKP from the coding sequence ATGGCCAACCCCAGACCCTCATTGACCCTGACGCTGTTGCAAGCCCGCGAAGCGGCGATGGCTTTTTTTCGACCTGCGCTGAACCAGCATGACCTCACGGAACAACAATGGCGGGTGATCCGCATCCTGCATCAGCAAGGGGAGCTGGAAAGCCATCAGCTCGCCCACCAGGCGTGCATCCTCAAACCGAGCATGACCGGTGTACTCAGTCGCCTGGAGCGTGACGGTCTGGTGCGGCGGCAGAAGTCCAGCCAGGATCAGCGGCGGGTCTTTGTCGGGCTGACCGAGCGCGGCCAGCAGTGCTTCGTGTCCATGAGCGAGGGCATGGAAGGCAACTATCGACGGATCGAAGAGCAGTTTGGCGAGGAAAAGATGGAGCAGTTGCTCGGATTGCTCAATGAGCTGAAGAACATCAAACCCTGA
- the hpaA gene encoding 4-hydroxyphenylacetate catabolism regulatory protein HpaA, with product MTDRQPIPNINIGQVYDQRYSDAEVHYDRLANLADFFGRNMPVHRHDRFFQVHYVKSGTVRVYLDDQQYVESGPMFFLTPPTIPHSFVTEADSDGHVLTVRQQLVWQLIDADPGLAPAGVQMPAACVALAQLGPGQAGEVRRLEYLFEELSEEVTAGRPGRSATLDALTRLIMISLLRLCSNSLEARPARHEDLKIFHRFNELIEAHYLQHWPLSRYAEGIGVTEARLNDVCRRIADLPSKRLIMERLMQEAKRLLLFTGSSANEICYQLGFKDPAYFSRFFQRYAQLTPGEYRQRQSGLR from the coding sequence ATGACTGACCGTCAGCCGATCCCCAACATCAACATTGGTCAGGTGTACGACCAGCGCTACAGCGATGCCGAAGTGCATTACGACCGACTCGCCAACCTGGCGGATTTTTTTGGTCGCAACATGCCGGTTCATCGTCACGACCGGTTCTTCCAGGTGCACTACGTCAAGAGCGGCACCGTGCGCGTATATCTCGATGACCAGCAGTACGTCGAATCCGGGCCGATGTTCTTCCTCACGCCACCGACCATTCCCCATTCCTTCGTGACCGAGGCCGACAGTGACGGGCATGTGCTGACGGTGCGCCAGCAATTGGTGTGGCAGTTGATCGACGCCGACCCAGGCCTGGCGCCGGCGGGCGTGCAAATGCCGGCGGCCTGCGTAGCGCTGGCGCAACTGGGGCCTGGGCAGGCGGGGGAGGTGCGGCGGTTGGAGTACCTGTTCGAGGAGTTGAGTGAGGAGGTGACGGCCGGGCGCCCGGGGCGCAGCGCAACACTGGACGCGTTGACGCGGCTGATCATGATCAGCCTGCTGCGGTTATGTTCCAACTCCCTGGAGGCCAGGCCGGCCCGGCATGAAGATCTGAAGATCTTTCACCGCTTCAACGAGTTGATCGAGGCCCACTACCTGCAGCATTGGCCGTTATCGCGCTACGCCGAAGGCATCGGCGTGACCGAGGCGCGCCTCAATGACGTGTGCCGACGCATCGCCGACCTGCCTTCCAAGCGCCTGATCATGGAGCGGCTGATGCAGGAGGCCAAGCGCCTGTTGCTGTTCACCGGCAGCTCGGCCAATGAAATCTGCTACCAGCTCGGGTTCAAGGACCCGGCGTATTTCAGTCGGTTTTTCCAGCGTTACGCCCAACTCACGCCGGGGGAGTATCGCCAGCGGCAATCAGGGTTGCGCTGA
- a CDS encoding fumarylacetoacetate hydrolase family protein, translated as MSRALHDVATGTLFGVALNYQGLLKQRLAEFEQPPYQKPPLKPVLFIKTPNTRNRHGAEVVHPGRSETLQPGPALGVVMGKSASRVSAAEALDYVAGYTLINEFSLPEDSYYRPVVKAKCRDGFCAMGPELVPTTQVSDPHSLAITLYVNGEVRQQNSTANFVRNIPQLIAEISEFMTLHAGDVLITGTPEGRVDVLPGDRVEVDISGLGRLVNIIVAEETGAGS; from the coding sequence ATGAGCCGTGCCCTGCATGACGTCGCGACCGGCACCCTGTTCGGGGTCGCGCTGAACTACCAGGGGCTGCTGAAACAGCGCCTCGCCGAGTTCGAGCAACCGCCCTACCAAAAACCGCCGCTCAAGCCCGTGCTGTTCATCAAGACCCCCAACACCCGCAACCGGCACGGTGCCGAGGTGGTTCACCCCGGTCGCAGCGAAACACTGCAACCAGGGCCGGCGCTTGGCGTGGTCATGGGCAAGTCAGCCAGTCGCGTCAGCGCCGCCGAAGCCCTGGACTACGTGGCCGGCTACACCCTCATCAATGAATTCAGCCTCCCGGAAGACAGCTATTACCGCCCCGTCGTCAAGGCCAAGTGCCGGGACGGCTTCTGCGCCATGGGCCCGGAGCTGGTGCCCACCACTCAGGTGTCCGACCCTCACAGCCTGGCGATCACGCTGTACGTCAACGGCGAGGTTCGCCAGCAGAACAGCACCGCCAACTTCGTTCGCAACATTCCCCAACTAATCGCCGAGATCAGCGAGTTCATGACCTTGCATGCTGGCGACGTGCTGATCACCGGCACGCCTGAAGGCCGGGTCGACGTACTGCCCGGTGACCGCGTCGAAGTAGACATCAGCGGCCTGGGGCGTCTGGTCAATATCATCGTGGCCGAGGAAACAGGAGCAGGTTCATGA
- a CDS encoding fumarylacetoacetate hydrolase family protein: MKHARIRFEGQDQAVTVEAHNAVRLADGRLLAEDQVQWLPPATGSMFALGLNYADHAAELAFKPPTEPLAFIKSPGTYTGHNQATWRPDNVAYMHYECELVAVIGKAARNVKREDALEYLAGYTVCNDYAIRDYLENYYRPNLRVKNRDATTPVGPWIVDVADVPDPSNLKLRTWINGQLRQEGSTKDMIFDIPYLIEYLSSFMTLQPGDMIATGTPEGLADVVPGDEVVVEVEGVGRLVNRIVSEAEFFASRKEA; this comes from the coding sequence ATGAAACACGCGCGCATTCGTTTTGAAGGCCAGGATCAAGCCGTCACCGTTGAAGCTCACAACGCGGTACGCCTGGCGGACGGCCGGCTGCTGGCCGAGGACCAGGTCCAGTGGCTGCCACCGGCCACCGGCAGCATGTTCGCCCTGGGCCTGAATTATGCCGATCACGCCGCCGAGCTGGCGTTCAAGCCGCCGACCGAGCCCCTGGCATTCATCAAGTCCCCCGGCACCTACACCGGCCACAACCAGGCGACCTGGCGTCCCGACAACGTCGCCTACATGCACTACGAGTGCGAGCTCGTGGCGGTCATCGGCAAAGCGGCGCGCAACGTCAAGCGCGAGGATGCGTTGGAATACCTGGCCGGCTACACCGTGTGCAACGACTACGCGATCCGCGATTACCTGGAAAACTACTACCGCCCCAACCTGCGGGTGAAGAACCGTGACGCGACAACGCCCGTCGGCCCATGGATTGTCGACGTGGCCGATGTGCCGGACCCGAGCAACCTGAAGCTGCGCACCTGGATCAACGGCCAGTTGCGCCAGGAAGGCAGCACGAAGGACATGATTTTCGATATCCCGTACCTGATCGAATACCTGTCCAGCTTCATGACCTTGCAGCCCGGCGACATGATCGCCACTGGCACGCCGGAAGGCCTGGCGGACGTGGTGCCCGGTGATGAAGTGGTGGTGGAAGTGGAAGGCGTCGGTCGCCTGGTCAATCGAATTGTCAGCGAAGCCGAGTTCTTCGCATCCCGTAAAGAGGCTTGA
- the hpaE gene encoding 5-carboxymethyl-2-hydroxymuconate semialdehyde dehydrogenase, producing MIKHWIDGREVESKDVFVNYNPATGEAIGEVASGGAEEVAQAVAAAKEAFPKWANTPAKERARLMRKLGELIEQNVPQLAELETLDTGLPIHQTKNVLIPRASHNFDFFAEVCTRMDGHTYPVDDQMLNYTLYQPVGVCALVSPWNVPFMTATWKTAPCLALGNTAVLKMSELSPLTANELGRLAVEAGIPNGVLNVIQGYGATAGDALVRHPDVRAISFTGGTATGKKIMQTAGLKKYSMELGGKSPVLIFEDADLERALDAALFTIFSLNGERCTAGSRIFIQESVYPQFVAEFAARAKRLIVGDPQDPKTQVGSMITQAHYDKVTGYIKIGLEEGATLLAGGLERPANLPAHLSRGQFIQPTVFADVNNKMRIAQEEIFGPVVCLIPFKDEAEALHLANDTEYGLASYIWTQDIGKAHRLAHGIEAGMVFINSQNVRDLRQPFGGVKGSGTGREGGQYSFEVFAEIKNVCISMGSHHIPRWGV from the coding sequence ATGATCAAACACTGGATCGACGGCCGTGAGGTCGAAAGCAAAGACGTCTTCGTCAACTACAACCCCGCCACCGGCGAGGCCATCGGCGAAGTCGCCAGCGGCGGCGCCGAGGAAGTGGCCCAAGCGGTCGCGGCAGCCAAGGAAGCGTTTCCGAAATGGGCCAATACCCCGGCCAAGGAACGCGCCCGGCTGATGCGCAAGCTCGGTGAACTGATCGAGCAGAACGTGCCGCAACTGGCCGAACTGGAAACCCTCGACACGGGCTTGCCGATCCACCAGACCAAGAACGTGCTGATCCCGCGGGCCTCCCACAACTTCGATTTCTTTGCCGAAGTCTGCACGCGAATGGACGGTCACACCTATCCGGTCGACGACCAGATGCTCAACTACACCCTGTACCAACCGGTGGGTGTCTGCGCGCTGGTATCGCCCTGGAACGTACCGTTCATGACCGCGACCTGGAAAACGGCACCGTGCCTGGCCCTGGGCAACACGGCCGTGCTGAAGATGTCCGAACTGTCGCCGTTGACCGCCAACGAGCTGGGGCGCCTGGCCGTCGAGGCCGGCATTCCCAATGGCGTATTGAACGTGATCCAGGGTTACGGCGCCACCGCCGGCGATGCGCTGGTGCGCCACCCGGATGTACGGGCGATCTCCTTCACTGGGGGCACCGCCACCGGCAAGAAAATCATGCAGACCGCCGGGTTGAAAAAGTACTCGATGGAACTGGGCGGCAAGTCGCCGGTACTGATTTTCGAAGACGCCGACCTGGAACGCGCCCTCGACGCCGCGCTGTTCACGATTTTTTCCCTCAACGGCGAACGCTGCACCGCCGGCAGCCGGATCTTCATCCAGGAAAGCGTCTACCCGCAGTTCGTGGCCGAGTTCGCCGCCCGCGCCAAGCGCCTGATCGTCGGTGATCCGCAGGACCCGAAAACCCAGGTCGGTTCGATGATCACCCAGGCCCATTACGACAAGGTCACTGGCTACATCAAGATCGGCCTCGAAGAAGGCGCCACCCTCCTGGCCGGTGGCCTGGAGCGTCCGGCCAATTTGCCTGCCCATCTGAGCCGCGGCCAGTTCATCCAGCCGACGGTGTTCGCCGACGTCAACAACAAGATGCGCATCGCCCAGGAAGAAATCTTCGGCCCGGTGGTGTGCCTGATCCCGTTCAAGGATGAAGCCGAGGCCCTGCATCTGGCCAACGACACCGAATATGGCCTGGCTTCGTACATCTGGACCCAGGACATTGGCAAGGCCCATCGCCTGGCCCATGGCATCGAGGCCGGCATGGTGTTCATCAACAGCCAGAACGTGCGCGACCTGCGCCAGCCTTTCGGCGGCGTGAAGGGTTCCGGAACCGGCCGCGAAGGCGGACAGTACAGCTTTGAAGTGTTTGCCGAGATCAAGAACGTTTGCATCTCCATGGGCAGTCATCACATACCGCGATGGGGTGTTTAA
- the hpaD gene encoding 3,4-dihydroxyphenylacetate 2,3-dioxygenase — protein MGEVVLAAKICHVPSMYLSELPGKHHGCRAAAIAGHKEIGRRARELGADTAVVFDVHWLVNSAYHVNSGAHFKGIYTSNELPHFIKNMEYEYSGAPELGELIAAEANAADVRTLAHNIPSLELEYGTLVPMRYMHMDVPQEQKFDVVSIAAWCAWHRLQDSFTFGAAVRRAIEKSDRKVLVLASGSLSHRFSDDRNAEANIHNWTREFDKQVDLHVVEMWRQGRWKEFCAMLPDYAEHCFGEGKMHDTAMLLGLLGGPDYDKPAEIITEPFGSSGTGQINAIFPV, from the coding sequence ATGGGCGAAGTCGTCCTGGCTGCGAAAATCTGCCACGTTCCCTCGATGTACCTGTCGGAGCTGCCCGGCAAGCACCACGGTTGCCGCGCCGCCGCGATTGCCGGCCACAAGGAAATCGGCCGTCGCGCCCGTGAGCTGGGGGCCGACACCGCCGTGGTGTTCGACGTGCACTGGCTGGTCAACAGCGCCTATCACGTCAACAGCGGCGCGCACTTCAAGGGCATCTACACCAGCAACGAGCTGCCGCACTTCATCAAGAACATGGAGTACGAATACTCAGGCGCCCCGGAACTGGGCGAGCTGATCGCCGCCGAGGCCAATGCCGCCGATGTGCGCACCCTGGCCCACAACATCCCAAGCCTTGAACTGGAATACGGCACGCTGGTGCCGATGCGCTACATGCACATGGACGTCCCTCAGGAACAGAAATTCGACGTCGTATCGATTGCTGCCTGGTGCGCCTGGCACCGCCTGCAAGACAGCTTCACCTTCGGCGCCGCCGTGCGCCGGGCCATCGAAAAAAGCGACCGCAAGGTCCTGGTGCTCGCGTCCGGCTCGCTGTCGCACCGTTTCTCCGACGATCGCAACGCTGAAGCCAACATCCACAACTGGACGCGGGAGTTCGACAAGCAGGTCGACCTGCACGTCGTCGAGATGTGGCGCCAGGGCCGCTGGAAAGAGTTCTGCGCCATGCTCCCGGACTACGCCGAACACTGCTTCGGCGAAGGCAAGATGCATGACACGGCGATGCTGCTGGGGTTGCTCGGCGGGCCGGACTACGACAAGCCTGCCGAAATCATCACCGAGCCTTTCGGCAGCTCCGGCACCGGACAGATCAACGCCATTTTTCCAGTCTGA
- a CDS encoding 5-carboxymethyl-2-hydroxymuconate Delta-isomerase, which produces MPHFIAEYTDNIEQQADLPGLFEKVHALLGDSGVFPQGGIRSRGVRLDTWRMADGKHDYAFVHMTLKVGHGRDLATRQKVAEKLFEVITAHFAELQAQRLLALSFEMIELHEQLNFKANNVHAFLKGQAT; this is translated from the coding sequence ATGCCGCATTTCATCGCCGAATACACCGACAACATCGAACAACAAGCCGACCTGCCCGGCCTGTTTGAAAAGGTCCACGCCTTGCTGGGCGACAGCGGCGTGTTCCCCCAGGGCGGCATCCGCAGCCGGGGCGTGCGCCTGGACACCTGGCGCATGGCCGACGGCAAGCACGACTACGCCTTCGTACACATGACCTTGAAAGTCGGCCACGGCCGCGACCTGGCCACGCGCCAGAAAGTCGCGGAAAAACTCTTCGAGGTGATCACCGCGCACTTTGCCGAGCTCCAGGCCCAGCGCCTGCTGGCCCTGTCGTTCGAGATGATCGAGCTGCACGAACAGCTCAATTTCAAGGCCAACAACGTCCACGCCTTCCTCAAGGGCCAGGCCACCTGA
- a CDS encoding MFS transporter, which yields MSTAHTANTAGTVAHDRTHATITWRLMPLLLVCYLFAHLDRINIGFAKMQMSADLQFSDTVYGFGAGLFFIAYALFGVPSNMALDRVGPRRWIATLMVVWGALSSGMFLIDSAAGFYVLRFLLGVAEAGFFPGILVFLNRWYPARRRAQVTALFAIAVPMAGVIGGPLSGGILEHFHDVGGLRGWQWMFVIEGLPVILLGLVVLKCLPDDFETVKWLTPHAKQQLREQLSLEEQRKSITSFSAILNNPQVWLLVAVYFAVMLAVNTLAFWMPTLIHGAGIGSDGKVGLLSAVPYLAGCFFMIGCGRSSDRHRERRWHLCVPLLMAALGIAVTGLSPGNPILVLSGLIVAGMGASAALPMFWQLPPAFLSNGTQAAGIALISSFGSIASFFAPYLIGWMRDTTQSASLALYALALLIALGGLLVLRTHAAIVNPQ from the coding sequence ATGAGCACAGCCCATACCGCCAACACCGCCGGCACCGTCGCGCACGACCGCACCCATGCCACCATCACCTGGCGGCTGATGCCGCTGCTGCTGGTCTGTTACCTCTTTGCCCACCTGGATCGCATCAACATCGGCTTCGCGAAGATGCAGATGAGCGCCGACCTGCAGTTCAGCGACACCGTCTACGGCTTCGGCGCGGGGCTGTTCTTCATCGCCTATGCGCTGTTTGGGGTGCCCAGCAACATGGCCCTGGACCGGGTCGGTCCGCGGCGCTGGATCGCCACGCTGATGGTGGTCTGGGGCGCTTTGTCCAGCGGCATGTTCCTTATCGACAGCGCCGCCGGTTTCTACGTGTTGCGCTTTCTGCTGGGCGTGGCCGAGGCCGGTTTCTTTCCTGGCATCCTGGTCTTTCTCAACCGTTGGTATCCGGCCCGGCGCCGGGCCCAGGTGACCGCGTTGTTCGCCATCGCCGTGCCGATGGCCGGGGTGATTGGCGGGCCTTTGTCCGGCGGCATTCTCGAGCACTTCCATGATGTTGGCGGTTTGCGTGGCTGGCAGTGGATGTTCGTCATCGAAGGGCTGCCGGTGATCCTGCTCGGCCTTGTTGTGCTCAAGTGCCTGCCGGACGATTTCGAGACGGTCAAGTGGCTCACACCGCACGCCAAGCAGCAGCTGCGCGAACAACTGAGCCTTGAAGAACAGCGCAAATCCATTACCTCGTTTTCGGCGATTCTCAACAATCCGCAGGTCTGGTTGTTGGTGGCGGTGTACTTTGCCGTGATGTTGGCGGTGAATACCCTGGCCTTCTGGATGCCCACCCTGATCCATGGCGCCGGCATCGGCAGCGACGGCAAGGTCGGGCTGCTCAGCGCGGTGCCCTACCTGGCCGGCTGTTTCTTCATGATCGGCTGCGGGCGCTCCTCCGACCGCCATCGCGAACGTCGCTGGCACCTGTGCGTACCGCTGTTGATGGCCGCGCTGGGCATTGCGGTCACCGGGCTCTCACCCGGCAATCCAATCCTGGTGCTCAGCGGCCTGATTGTCGCCGGCATGGGCGCCAGTGCGGCGTTGCCGATGTTCTGGCAACTGCCGCCAGCCTTCCTGTCCAACGGCACCCAGGCCGCCGGTATCGCGCTGATCAGCTCCTTCGGCAGCATCGCCTCATTCTTCGCGCCCTACCTGATCGGCTGGATGCGCGACACCACCCAGAGCGCCAGTCTCGCCTTGTATGCGCTCGCCCTGCTCATCGCCCTTGGTGGCTTGCTGGTGCTGCGCACACATGCCGCCATCGTCAACCCTCAATAA
- the hpaH gene encoding 2-oxo-hept-4-ene-1,7-dioate hydratase yields MLDQNLIQQAAARLDHAERSREQVRQFSLDHPDITIEDAYAIQRAWVAQKIKDGRKLVGHKIGLTSRAMQVSSNITEPDYGALLDDMFFDEGTDIPFERFIVPRVEVELAFILGKPLKGPNVTVFDVLDATEWVIPALEIIDARIQQIDPQTKATRKVFDTISDNAANAGVVMGGRAVRPTEIDLRKVPAVLYRNGVIEESGVSAAVLNHPAKGVAWLANKLAAYDVTLQPGQIILGGSFTRPVAANPGDTFHVDYDMLGAIACRFV; encoded by the coding sequence ATGCTTGACCAGAACCTCATCCAACAAGCCGCCGCCCGCCTCGACCATGCCGAACGCTCCCGCGAGCAGGTGCGGCAGTTTTCCCTCGATCACCCGGACATCACGATCGAGGATGCCTACGCCATTCAGCGCGCCTGGGTCGCGCAGAAAATCAAGGACGGGCGCAAGCTGGTCGGCCACAAGATCGGCCTGACCTCCCGGGCCATGCAGGTGTCGTCGAACATCACCGAGCCGGACTACGGCGCGCTGCTGGACGACATGTTCTTCGACGAAGGCACCGATATTCCGTTCGAGCGTTTCATCGTGCCGCGGGTGGAAGTGGAGCTGGCGTTCATCCTCGGCAAGCCATTGAAAGGCCCGAACGTGACGGTTTTCGACGTGCTCGACGCCACCGAATGGGTGATTCCGGCGCTGGAAATCATCGATGCGCGCATCCAGCAGATCGACCCGCAGACCAAGGCGACCCGCAAGGTGTTCGACACCATTTCCGACAACGCCGCCAATGCCGGCGTGGTCATGGGCGGTCGCGCCGTACGCCCGACCGAGATCGACCTGCGCAAGGTGCCGGCGGTGCTGTACCGCAACGGTGTGATCGAGGAGTCTGGCGTCTCGGCGGCGGTGCTCAATCACCCGGCCAAAGGTGTGGCCTGGCTGGCGAACAAGCTGGCGGCCTATGACGTCACCCTGCAACCGGGACAGATCATCCTCGGTGGTTCCTTCACCCGCCCCGTGGCAGCCAACCCCGGCGATACCTTCCATGTCGACTACGACATGCTCGGCGCCATCGCCTGCCGTTTCGTCTGA
- the hpaI gene encoding 4-hydroxy-2-oxoheptanedioate aldolase: MDMPINTFKQRLRSGEAQIGLWLGLADAYCAELAANAGFDWLLIDGEHAPNDLRTLLGQLQAVAPYPSQPVIRPVIGDTALIKQVLDIGVQTLLVPMVESADQARELVRAIHYPPHGVRGVGSALARASRWNSIPGYLDKADEQMCLLVQIESREGLANLDAIAAVDGVDGVFIGPADLSASMGFRGNPGHPQVQAAIEDAIARIRQAGKAAGILSADEKLARRYIELGAAFVAVGVDTTVLMRGLQTLAATFKDTPKPAAGGVY; the protein is encoded by the coding sequence ATGGACATGCCCATCAATACCTTCAAGCAACGCCTGCGCAGCGGCGAGGCGCAGATCGGCCTGTGGCTGGGGTTGGCCGATGCCTACTGTGCGGAACTGGCGGCCAACGCCGGCTTCGACTGGCTGCTGATCGACGGTGAACACGCGCCCAACGACTTGCGCACCTTGCTCGGCCAGCTCCAGGCCGTGGCCCCCTACCCCAGCCAGCCGGTGATACGCCCAGTGATCGGTGACACGGCGCTGATCAAGCAAGTGCTCGATATTGGCGTGCAGACCCTGCTGGTGCCGATGGTGGAAAGCGCCGACCAGGCGCGCGAACTGGTGCGCGCCATCCACTACCCGCCCCATGGCGTACGTGGTGTCGGCAGCGCACTGGCCCGGGCGTCACGCTGGAACAGCATCCCCGGTTACCTCGACAAAGCCGACGAACAGATGTGTCTGCTGGTGCAGATCGAAAGTCGCGAAGGCCTGGCCAACCTGGACGCCATTGCCGCGGTGGACGGTGTCGATGGAGTCTTTATCGGCCCGGCGGACCTGAGCGCGTCCATGGGTTTTCGCGGCAACCCCGGCCACCCGCAGGTACAAGCGGCCATCGAAGACGCCATCGCCCGCATCCGTCAGGCCGGCAAGGCAGCCGGGATTCTCAGTGCCGATGAAAAACTGGCCCGGCGCTATATCGAACTCGGCGCGGCGTTTGTCGCGGTGGGCGTGGATACGACGGTGTTGATGCGGGGCTTGCAGACATTGGCGGCGACGTTCAAGGACACACCAAAGCCTGCGGCTGGCGGTGTGTACTGA